Within the Cupriavidus necator N-1 genome, the region GGGCCCAGTTGAAGAACGGCTCCGAAGCTCTCGCAAACATGGCGCGAAGGGTCGTTGGGGTTACCCCGCCCGAATGGGGCCGTCGCCGATACAGCGGACATATCGGCTGACATATCGAAAGTATTTTTCCAGAGGCATTGCAGTCAGTAACATCCGAGTCGATCCGGATGCCAAACCTTTTGGGCTACCGGCACGAAAACAAGGAGACAACATGGCAACTGACGCAGTGAGGCGACGCCTCATGCTGGCCGCGCTCGGGCTATTCGCCCTGCCGGCCGGTGCGCAGCCCGACTACCCGGCAAGGCCAGTCAAGCTCGTGGTGTCGTTGCCGCCCGGCAGCGGCGCGGATTCCACGGCGCGCTTCATTGCCCAGAAGCTCGCTGCAAAGCTGGGCCAGCCGTTCGTGGTGGAGAACCGCCCCGGCGGGAACGGCTTCATCGGCGCCCGCGCCGTCGCCGACGCCGCGCCTGATGGCTACACGCTCTTCGTCGGCAGCAACTCGACGATGGTAACCAACGCCGTGCTGTTCACTAATCCCCCCTACGATCCCGTCAACGGCTTTGCGCCCGTGGAGCGCCTCGCGCGCTTTGCCATGGTCGTCGTCGTGCCGGCGAATTCGCCGTACAAGGCGCTTGGGGGGCTCATCGGCGCCCTGCGCACCGCGCCGGGCAAACTCAACTACGCGGCGGGTAGTCCCACCTACCAGATCTATACCGAACTGCTGAACGAGCGCTTCCATGTGCGCGCGAATCCCATCGCTTACAAGGGCACGGCGCCGGCCATGACCGACGTCGCCGCTGGCCACGTCGACTACGCGATCGGCGAGATCAGCGCGGTGTTACCGCTGATTCGCGCGGGCCGTGTCCGCCCGCTCGCCGTGACCGCCCCGCAGCGGCTCAAGGATCTTCCGCAGGTTCCTACCGTTGCCGAAAGCGGTGCGCCGGGCTTCGATGTGGCGGCATGGACCGGCGTCTTTGCGCCGTCCAAGGTGCCCGGGCAGATCGTTAACGTGCTGTCCGCCGCCGTACGTGAAGCCATGCAGCAGCCCGACAGCGTGAAGTTCATCACGGGCCTAGGCGGGGAGGTTTATCTCGGCGGGCCCCAACACTTCCGCCAGTTCCAGCTGGCCGAAATTGAGCGAACCCGCGACATCGTCAAGCGTGCCGCCATCCAGATTGAATAACCCATCGGACCAATTGAGATTCTATGCACACGGAACAACAAGCGCCGCAACGTGGCCCGCTGGCAGGTGTCAGGGTTATCGAAATGGCCGGCATCGGTCCCGGCCCGCTGGCCGGCATGATGCTGGCCGACATGGGTGCCGAGGTGCTGCGCATCGAGCGTCCAGGCGAAACCGATCTTGGCGTCAAGCGTGAGCGCCGCTACGACCTGATGCTGCGCGGGCGCAAGGCGATTGCGCTCGACCTGAAGGAACCACTTGCTGTGCAGGCCGTGCTGGACCTCGTGGCATCGGCCGACATGCTGATCGAGGGATTCCGGCCCGGCGTCATGGAGCGGCTCGGCCTCGGACCCGAGGCTTGCCACGCGCGCAACCCGCGGCTCGTCTATGGCCGGGTCACGGGCT harbors:
- a CDS encoding Bug family tripartite tricarboxylate transporter substrate binding protein; its protein translation is MLAALGLFALPAGAQPDYPARPVKLVVSLPPGSGADSTARFIAQKLAAKLGQPFVVENRPGGNGFIGARAVADAAPDGYTLFVGSNSTMVTNAVLFTNPPYDPVNGFAPVERLARFAMVVVVPANSPYKALGGLIGALRTAPGKLNYAAGSPTYQIYTELLNERFHVRANPIAYKGTAPAMTDVAAGHVDYAIGEISAVLPLIRAGRVRPLAVTAPQRLKDLPQVPTVAESGAPGFDVAAWTGVFAPSKVPGQIVNVLSAAVREAMQQPDSVKFITGLGGEVYLGGPQHFRQFQLAEIERTRDIVKRAAIQIE